The following coding sequences are from one Acidobacteriota bacterium window:
- a CDS encoding type II toxin-antitoxin system prevent-host-death family antitoxin, protein MTIEATYTHARAHFASLCEAVVQDRYSVIIRRRGAEDVALVSAAELRSLEETAHLLRSPRNASRLLAALNRATTRKLKGSSPDALRKKLGLVPARPKRAR, encoded by the coding sequence ATGACGATCGAAGCGACATACACCCATGCGCGCGCTCACTTCGCCTCTCTTTGTGAGGCCGTCGTCCAAGACCGCTACTCGGTGATCATCCGCCGCCGCGGAGCCGAGGACGTTGCACTCGTTTCGGCCGCCGAGCTCCGAAGCCTCGAGGAGACCGCGCACCTTCTCCGGTCGCCCAGGAACGCCTCCCGGCTTCTCGCGGCCCTCAACCGCGCGACCACGAGGAAGCTGAAGGGGTCGTCGCCGGACGCTCTTCGGAAGAAGCTCGGGCTCGTCCCGGCGCGCCCGAAGCGCGCTCGGTGA
- a CDS encoding Txe/YoeB family addiction module toxin, giving the protein MNTRPRVAIFHKEFLEDLRFWVDTNRKTALRALDLVEAVLRDPFKGIGKPEPLRHLHKGAWSRRLTEEHRLVYLVRDDSVDFLQARYHY; this is encoded by the coding sequence GTGAACACCCGACCAAGGGTCGCCATCTTTCACAAGGAGTTCCTGGAGGATCTCCGTTTCTGGGTGGATACCAACAGGAAGACCGCACTGCGGGCGCTCGATCTGGTCGAGGCGGTCCTCCGCGACCCCTTCAAAGGAATCGGAAAGCCCGAGCCGCTCCGCCATCTTCACAAAGGCGCCTGGTCGCGACGGCTGACCGAAGAACATCGCCTCGTCTATCTCGTCCGCGACGACAGCGTCGACTTCCTGCAGGCGCGCTACCACTACTGA